The following proteins come from a genomic window of Lolium rigidum isolate FL_2022 chromosome 5, APGP_CSIRO_Lrig_0.1, whole genome shotgun sequence:
- the LOC124656697 gene encoding BTB/POZ and MATH domain-containing protein 1-like has product MAEGNRSSFEIVPRKDTSLFHMRVSLSPPDDTRSAGRVIKKTKTVVAGCECAAYCADMMSGIDVMLALKAWPDRVLGGAPKVSPHMVLLDKTGSPATSLGTNTHREGLHILHASWDDVKANCMVDNYFMVLCSVDIDWTPLASSVKEELPDLGHCLAMMSDKQELTDVSFDVSGESLNAHRLVLAARSPVFKAELYGPMVESKMTSITVQDMEASTFKSMLHYMYHGSLPDAGGKDVCSTMAQYQHLLVAADRYGVEELKKICEDKLSGNGITVDNVVSMLELAEDHVCPKLKARCLDFLADGDNLKMVAISDAYIHLIQSFPNLLVEVRSRIKKALEESTTMNPGAHKKTRLC; this is encoded by the coding sequence ATGGCCGAAGGCAACCGATCCAGTTTCGAAATCGTCCCTAGAAAAGACACTAGCCTCTTCCATATGCGAGTATCGCTCTCGCCGCCTGATGATACCCGTTCTGCCGGTCGCGTGATTAAAAAGACAAAGACCGTGGTTGCTGGATGCGAATGCGCTGCATACTGCGCTGACATGATGTCGGGCATAGACGTCATGCTCGCTTTGAAAGCATGGCCTGACCGTGTTTTGGGGGGCGCTCCAAAGGTGTCTCCACACATGGTTTTACTCGACAAGACCGGCTCACCGGCGACTTCATTGGGGACAAATACGCATCGGGAAGGCCTTCACATTCTGCATGCATCATGGGACGATGTTAAGGCGAACTGCATGGTGGACAACTACTTCATGGTGTTGTGCTCTGTAGACATCGACTGGACACCTCTGGCTTCATCGGTAAAGGAGGAGCTTCCGGATTTAGGTCATTGTCTGGCCATGATGTCGGATAAACAGGAACTCACAGATGTATCCTTTGATGTTAGCGGGGAGAGCTTGAATGCGCATCGCCTGGTGCTCGCAGCCCGATCGCCAGTCTTCAAAGCGGAGCTCTATGGCCCAATGGTTGAAAGTAAGATGACCTCTATCACTGTCCAAGACATGGAGGCCTCGACCTTCAAATCTATGCTCCATTACATGTATCATGGTTCACTCCCTGATGCTGGTGGAAAGGATGTTTGTTCCACCATGGCACAATACCAGCACCTCCTTGTAGCCGCTGATAGATATGGGGTAGAGGAGCTAAAGAAGATTTGTGAGGACAAGCTGTCTGGCAACGGTATCACGGTAGACAATGTGGTCTCGATGTTGGAGCTGGCGGAGGACCACGTCTGCCCCAAACTCAAAGCTAGATGCTTGGATTTCCTCGCTGATGGTGACAATTTAAAGATGGTTGCGATATCTGATGCGTACATCCATCTGATACAGAGCTTTCCGAATCTCTTGGTTGAAGTGCGGAGTAGGATCAAGAAAGCACTTGAAGAATCTACTACCATGAATCCTGGTGCTCACAAGAAAACCCGATTGTGTTAG